One Myxococcota bacterium genomic region harbors:
- a CDS encoding penicillin-binding protein 2, which produces MSRPRRVKRRAGLRPARLDFIAGVALLGFAALFARAIQLQTLDADWLSDRAGKQASTTVSLEALRADLEDRRGTALAVSATVDSVGGWPKRIADPRAAARALARPLGVPARELESRLARGSGFVWLQRWVSPDAAAQVTRLNLAGVQLIPERRRFYPNGDLAGPLLGFADRDGRGLSGVELEFDRELRGVSAALSAQRDAHGNVLPTVASAPAARTGRPVRLAIDVRLQHFAESALAEALRKTGARHATLVAMDPRTGEILALAEAPGFDPNRFWLEDKSLYRARAFVDGFEPGSTLKPFSVGVALDAGVTTPDEVFDCENGRFKIGRRVIRDFHPHGPLSVTEIVKFSSNIGAAKISERVGARRLVDGLRSFGFGDVPGSGFPGEIPGMLRELRERQAVERANLSFGQGISVTPVQLVAAMAVFANGGHRVTPRLLALRSEGEAHPAEPGPRVISEQTARAVMAMLRAVVEGGTGTQAALPNVPVAGKTGTAQKVKEGTYSQKDYIASFVGIAPAAAPRFVIGIFIDEPQGLHTGGAVAAPVFREVAAYALDQLGGAPEAPVRQVETHAQDEADRG; this is translated from the coding sequence GTGAGCCGTCCGCGGCGCGTCAAGCGCCGCGCGGGACTGCGCCCGGCCCGGCTCGATTTCATCGCCGGCGTGGCGCTGCTCGGCTTCGCGGCGCTGTTCGCGCGCGCGATCCAGCTGCAGACGCTCGATGCCGACTGGCTCTCCGACCGCGCCGGCAAGCAGGCCTCGACCACCGTGTCACTCGAGGCGTTGCGCGCCGACCTCGAGGACCGGCGCGGCACGGCGCTGGCCGTGTCGGCCACGGTGGACTCGGTCGGCGGCTGGCCCAAGCGCATCGCGGACCCGCGCGCAGCGGCACGCGCGCTCGCGCGTCCGCTCGGCGTGCCCGCGCGCGAGCTCGAGTCACGCCTGGCGCGCGGCTCGGGCTTCGTGTGGCTGCAGCGCTGGGTGTCTCCGGACGCCGCTGCACAGGTGACTCGCTTGAACCTGGCGGGCGTGCAGCTGATTCCCGAGCGCCGCCGCTTCTACCCCAACGGCGACCTGGCCGGCCCGCTGCTCGGCTTCGCGGACCGTGACGGCCGCGGGCTGTCGGGCGTGGAGCTCGAGTTCGACCGCGAGCTGCGCGGAGTGAGTGCGGCCTTGTCCGCGCAGCGCGACGCGCACGGCAACGTCCTGCCCACGGTGGCGAGCGCTCCCGCGGCCCGCACCGGGCGGCCCGTACGGCTGGCGATCGACGTGCGCCTGCAGCACTTCGCCGAGAGCGCGCTCGCCGAGGCGCTGCGCAAGACCGGCGCGCGCCACGCGACCCTGGTCGCGATGGACCCGCGCACGGGTGAGATCCTGGCGCTGGCCGAGGCGCCGGGCTTCGACCCGAACCGCTTCTGGCTCGAGGACAAGTCGCTCTACCGCGCGCGCGCCTTCGTCGACGGCTTCGAGCCCGGCAGCACGCTCAAGCCGTTCTCGGTGGGGGTGGCGCTCGACGCGGGAGTCACCACGCCCGACGAGGTGTTCGACTGCGAGAACGGCCGCTTCAAGATCGGCCGGCGCGTGATCCGGGACTTCCACCCGCACGGTCCTCTCAGCGTGACCGAGATCGTGAAGTTCTCGTCGAACATCGGCGCCGCCAAGATCTCCGAGCGCGTGGGCGCGCGGCGCCTGGTCGACGGCTTGCGCTCGTTCGGCTTCGGCGACGTGCCGGGCAGCGGCTTCCCGGGCGAGATCCCCGGCATGCTGCGCGAGCTGCGCGAGCGGCAGGCGGTCGAGCGCGCGAACCTCTCGTTCGGTCAGGGGATCAGCGTGACTCCGGTGCAGCTCGTGGCGGCGATGGCGGTGTTCGCGAACGGCGGCCACCGCGTGACCCCGCGCCTGCTCGCGCTGCGAAGCGAGGGCGAAGCGCACCCGGCGGAGCCGGGTCCGCGCGTGATCTCCGAACAGACCGCGCGCGCGGTGATGGCGATGCTGCGGGCCGTCGTCGAAGGCGGCACGGGCACGCAGGCGGCGCTGCCCAACGTGCCGGTGGCGGGCAAGACGGGCACCGCGCAGAAGGTGAAGGAGGGGACGTATTCGCAGAAGGACTACATCGCGTCCTTCGTCGGGATCGCGCCCGCCGCGGCGCCGCGCTTCGTGATCGGGATCTTCATCGACGAGCCGCAGGGCCTGCACACGGGCGGCGCGGTCGCGGCGCCCGTGTTCCGCGAGGTGGCCGCCTACGCGCTCGACCAGCTCGGCGGCGCGCCCGAGGCACCGGTCCGCCAGGTCGAGACCCACGCCCAGGACGAGGCGGACCGCGGATGA